The genome window TGTTGAACATGATATTGAGACTATAGAAAGTGCAGATTTTGTTGTTGATATGGGACCGGGAGCAGGAGTTCACGGTGGGGAGGTTGTAGCTACCGGAACGCCAGAAGAAATAAAGAAAAACGAAAAATCTCTAACTGGAAAATACTTGTCAGGTGAATTTAAAATAGAATTTTCGCCAAATAGGAGAAAGCCTTCTGATAAATGGTTAAGGATAGTAGGTGCAAGAGAGCATAACTTAAAAAACATCACTGTAGAAATACCTTTGGGACTTTTTGTCTGTATTACTGGTGTTTCTGGTTCAGGAAAGTCCACTCTTATAAACGAGATACTTTATAAAGCTTTAGCAAGGGAACTTTACAAAAGTAAAGTAATCCCTGGAGCTTATGACAAAATAGAGGGATTGGAGTTTATTGACAAGGTTGTAAGAGTGGACCAATCACCTATCGGTAGAACTCCACGTTCTAATCCTGCAACCTACGTAGATGTTTTTACCCATATTAGAGAACTCTTTGCTGCAACGCCAGAAGCAAGGGCTCGCGGTTATAAAAAGGGAAGATTTTCTTTTAATGTTCCCGGTGGAAGATGTGAAGCTTGTAAAGGGGATGGAGTTATAAAGGTTGAAATGCACTTTTTACCTGATGTCTACGTTGTTTGTGATGAATGTGGAGGAAAGAGGTATAACAGGGAGACTTTAGAAATCACTTATAAAGGAAAGAACATTTACGAAGTTCTTGAAATGACCGTTGAAGAGGCAATGGAGTTCTTTAGAAATCACCAAAGGATATTCCAGAAACTTAAAACTCTTTACGATGTGGGTCTTGGTTATATAAAACTAGGGCAGCCTGCAACTACCCTTTCTGGAGGTGAAGCCCAAAGGGTAAAACTTGCAAAGGAACTTTCAAAGAAAGGGACTGGAAAGACTGTTTACATTTTGGATGAACCAACAACGGGACTTCACATTCACGATGTTAAGAAACTAATTAACGTTCTTCAAAAACTTGTAGATAAAGGAAATACCGTAATAGTTATTGAGCATAATCTTGACTTTATAAAGTGTGCCGACTGGATAATCGACCTTGGACCGGAAGGGGGAGATAGAGGAGGAGAGGTTGTTGCCGTAGGAACTCCAGAAGAAGTAGCAAAAACCGACACTTGGACTGGAAAGTTCCTAAGGGAAGTTCTAAAAAGCTAGGTTGTACTTTTCCATAACCTTTTTATACTCATCAAGGATTTTTCTTCTTATGTGAAGGTAAAGATCTTTGTTCAGTGGATTAACTATTGGAATGTATTCTCCGTTTTTTGTTTTCTTAGAAGGCATCTGAATAAAATAACCGTTGTTTGAGTAAACAATCTTGATATCCTTTATTTCCAAAATGTCGTTTATTTTAATAGAAGCTACAGCTTTTATGTTTCCTCCAATTCCTGTTGTGTCAAAAGGGTATATCTTTACTTCTGTAACTTCTAAGTTCATAACAGGTAATCTTTCAAGTGCCTTCCTGTCCATCTTTTTCCTTCTAGCTACTTTATAGAAATTCCGTTATCTATAGTTTGGTAAACTGGATTTCCTTTCTCCTTCCACCTTTGGAGTCTTCTTTGAGAAATTACCTGTATTGGAAGGTAAACTCCACTTGATTCGTAGATCTTTAAGGCAGTTTCCATAATAGTTTTTAGAGATTCAAATTCATTCTCAACAAGGACAAAAACCTCTATTCCCTCTTCATTTTGGGTAACTTTAATATCGTTAAAGATAACTTTTTTAGATATCTCTTTAGAAAAGTTTAAAAGAGCTTCTTTTTTTCTCTTCTCTAAGTTTAGCTTGTTCCACCAAGATGGTTTTTGTATCTTGACGTTTTTTTCTACATAGACCACAATGCCTTCAGTTCCTTCAGGAACTTCTAAGTCTTCTAAGGGGATGAAAACACCGTTCTTGAAAACGACTTTGACTGCTTTCATCCTATCCCCTAATTTCATTATGAAAGTTACGTTAAAAATTTATTTCGAAGGAGTAGTTATGGAAGTGGAAGAGCTACTAAAACTGGCAAGAAAGGTTATAGAGAATTCTTATTCTCCCTATTCTAACTTCCGAGTTTCTGCTGTATTAATAGGAAGCAAGGGAGTATATAAAGGAGTGAACGTAGAGAATGTTTCTTACGGTCTAACCATTTGTGCTGAAAGAGTTGCTATCTTTAAAGCAATCTCTGAAGGTGAAAGAAATTTTTCAGAAATCTTTATTTACTCTCCCGATGGAATGCCTTACCCGTGTGGGGCATGTAGACAGGTGATGAGGGAGTTTTGTTCCGATGATTTTAGGGTTATGGTCAGTAACGGTTCCGATGTAAAAGAGTTTACTCTTAAGGAGCTATTACCGTTCAGCTTTAAGTTATAATAACTTACAACCTTGAAGGGGTGGCTAGATGATAGTTTTACTTGTCGAAGATGATGAAGATCTTGGAGAACTTGTAAAGTACAACTTGGAGAAAAAGAACTTCAAAGTTGATTGGGTTTTAGATGGTCAAGAAGCTTTAGAGAGAGCAAAAACAAACAAGTACGATTTAATTATTCTTGATTTAATGCTACCAAACGTAAACGGTTTAGAAATTTGTGAAAAAATTAGGGAAAGCTCGCAGAATGAAGATACACCGGTTATTGTTCTTACAGCTCTTTCTGATGAAGATACTAAGGTTAAAGGTTTTTCTTTAGGAGCAGACGATTACGTAACGAAACCTTTCAGTATGAAAGAATTACTTGCAAGAATAGAGGCTATTTTAAGAAGAGCAGGATATACACTTAAAAATGTTGTTGAATTTGAAGGAATTGTCTACGACAGAAAATCCAAAAGTGTTTCTGTTGATGGAAAACCTATTTATCTTACAAAAACAGAGTTACAGCTTCTTGAATTTTTCCTTGAACATCCGGGAGAACTTTTTTCGAGGGAAGAGCTTCTTGAGAGAATTTGGGGACACGATCACAATGAGACAACAAGAACCGTTGATGTTTACATAAGTAGATTGAGGAAAAAGCTTGGAGAGAAAGGAAAATATTTAAAAACACTTCCGAGATTGGGATATAAACTAACCAAAGAATGAGGTGGAATATGAGAATTGTAGACCTTAGGACGGAAAATTGGGAAAAGAACCCTGAGCTTCTCAGAATAAAAAACAGAGGGCAAGGACTTGAAAGCAGATATGCCCAGAGTGTCCTTGAGATAATAGAAAGTGTCAAAAAGTTTGGAGATAGCGCTGTATTCTCTTATGCTAAAAAGTTCGATAGAGTGGAAATTACCCCTGAAAACGTAAAAGTTTCTGAAAAGGAAATAGAAGAGGCTTTTGAGAAAGTAGAACCAGAGGTTTTAGAGGCTATAAGGGTTGCTGTTGAGAGAGTAAGAAAGTTTCACGAACACCAAAAAGAAAACTCTTACTTTGTTACAGAACCTGGAATAGTTTTGGGTCAGAAAGTTATTCCTCTTGAAAGTGCTGGAATTTACGTTCCGGGTGGAAAGGCTTCTTATCCATCTTCTGTAATAATGAATGCTGTTCCTGCAAAAGTTGCTGGAGTTAAAAAGCTTGTAATGATCACTCCAGCTATTGGCTCTTTAGAGGTTAATCCATACTCTCTTGTAGCTGCAAAACTTTCTGGAGTTGATGAAATATATAGAGTTGGTGGTGCTCACGGCGTTGCTGCTATAGCCTTTGGAACAGAGTCAATACCAAAGGTAGACAAGATTGTTGGTCCTGGAAATATTTACGTTGCTCTTGCTAAAAAGTTCCTTTTTGGAACGGTTGATATAGATATGGTAGCTGGTCCAAGTGAAATTCTTGTAATTGCAGATGAAACTGCAAATCCTGATTGGGTAGCTACTGACCTTCTTTCCCAAGCTGAACACGATGAGCTTGCAGGGTCATTCCTAGTTACTCATAGTGAAAAAGTGGCAAAAGAGACAGTAAAGGCGATAGAGGAGAAACTCAAAGTATTAAAAAGGAAAGAAATTGCTCAAAAATCCATAGAAAACTTTGGAACCGTGTTTTTAACAAGAGATGTTTATCACTCTTGTGAAGTTTCAAACCTTATAGCTCCAGAGCACCTGGAAGTTGCTACAAAAGAACCGTTTGCTCTCCTTGACTATATAAAGAATGCGGGAGCTATTTTCTTAGGGCATTACACTTGCGAATCACTCGGAGATTATGTCCTGGGACCGAACCACGTTCTACCAACAGGCGGAAGTGCGAGATTTTTCTCTCCACTTGGAGTTTACGACTTTGTTAAGCGTTCTTCAGTTCTTTATGTTAGTGAAGAAGGATTTAGACAAGTGGCAAAACATGCTAGGAACCTTGCTGAGTGTGAAGGGCTTGAAGCTCACAGGCTTGCTGTCGAGGTAAGAGAAGGAATCAAGATAACCTTGAAACAAGAGGTTAAAAGATGAAACATCTTATATCCAGTGAAGACATTTCGGTAGAAACTTTTAAAGAAATTTACGAAACCTCTAAAATTGTCAAGAAGGCTTTAAGGGAAGGAAGAAAAAAGTTTTCTGTATTAAGAAGTAAATGTGTTGTAAACCTTTTCTTTGAACCTTCAACAAGAACAAGATCTTCCTTTGAAAAGGCAGGAAAGTTTTTGGGGGCTGATGTTATTAACATCAGTGTTTCTACAAGTAGCGTAAAAAAGGGAGAAACTCTTATTGATACTCTTAAAAACCTCGATATGATGCATCCCGATATTGTCGTTCTAAGGCATCCTTGCGAGGGAGCTCCTTACACTGTTAAAAATCATATTAATGCTTCTATAATTAACGCTGGTGATGGTTGTCATCAGCATCCAACTCAAGCTCTTCTTGATGCAGCAACACTTATGGGACACTTAGGAAGTTTAGAAGGAAAAAAGATAACAATAATGGGAGATATTTCTCACAGTCGAGTGGCAAGATCAGATGCAATTTTATTTAGAAAACTTGGATCAGAAGTTTTCGTATACGGTCCTTCACCGATGATGCCAAGATTCCCAGAGAGTTTTGGTGTAAAAGTTCTTTCTTCCTTTGAAGAAGTGG of Desulfurobacteriaceae bacterium contains these proteins:
- a CDS encoding SpoVG family protein — its product is MDRKALERLPVMNLEVTEVKIYPFDTTGIGGNIKAVASIKINDILEIKDIKIVYSNNGYFIQMPSKKTKNGEYIPIVNPLNKDLYLHIRRKILDEYKKVMEKYNLAF
- a CDS encoding antitoxin family protein, which gives rise to MKAVKVVFKNGVFIPLEDLEVPEGTEGIVVYVEKNVKIQKPSWWNKLNLEKRKKEALLNFSKEISKKVIFNDIKVTQNEEGIEVFVLVENEFESLKTIMETALKIYESSGVYLPIQVISQRRLQRWKEKGNPVYQTIDNGISIK
- the cdd gene encoding cytidine deaminase translates to MEVEELLKLARKVIENSYSPYSNFRVSAVLIGSKGVYKGVNVENVSYGLTICAERVAIFKAISEGERNFSEIFIYSPDGMPYPCGACRQVMREFCSDDFRVMVSNGSDVKEFTLKELLPFSFKL
- a CDS encoding response regulator transcription factor, with translation MIVLLVEDDEDLGELVKYNLEKKNFKVDWVLDGQEALERAKTNKYDLIILDLMLPNVNGLEICEKIRESSQNEDTPVIVLTALSDEDTKVKGFSLGADDYVTKPFSMKELLARIEAILRRAGYTLKNVVEFEGIVYDRKSKSVSVDGKPIYLTKTELQLLEFFLEHPGELFSREELLERIWGHDHNETTRTVDVYISRLRKKLGEKGKYLKTLPRLGYKLTKE
- the hisD gene encoding histidinol dehydrogenase; translation: MRIVDLRTENWEKNPELLRIKNRGQGLESRYAQSVLEIIESVKKFGDSAVFSYAKKFDRVEITPENVKVSEKEIEEAFEKVEPEVLEAIRVAVERVRKFHEHQKENSYFVTEPGIVLGQKVIPLESAGIYVPGGKASYPSSVIMNAVPAKVAGVKKLVMITPAIGSLEVNPYSLVAAKLSGVDEIYRVGGAHGVAAIAFGTESIPKVDKIVGPGNIYVALAKKFLFGTVDIDMVAGPSEILVIADETANPDWVATDLLSQAEHDELAGSFLVTHSEKVAKETVKAIEEKLKVLKRKEIAQKSIENFGTVFLTRDVYHSCEVSNLIAPEHLEVATKEPFALLDYIKNAGAIFLGHYTCESLGDYVLGPNHVLPTGGSARFFSPLGVYDFVKRSSVLYVSEEGFRQVAKHARNLAECEGLEAHRLAVEVREGIKITLKQEVKR
- a CDS encoding aspartate carbamoyltransferase catalytic subunit, whose translation is MKHLISSEDISVETFKEIYETSKIVKKALREGRKKFSVLRSKCVVNLFFEPSTRTRSSFEKAGKFLGADVINISVSTSSVKKGETLIDTLKNLDMMHPDIVVLRHPCEGAPYTVKNHINASIINAGDGCHQHPTQALLDAATLMGHLGSLEGKKITIMGDISHSRVARSDAILFRKLGSEVFVYGPSPMMPRFPESFGVKVLSSFEEVAEISDVIILLRIQLERQESRKVFPSLREYADLFGMNKKRLSMLKRDTVILHPGPFNRGVELNNDVVSSDRSLIFEQVETGLAVRMVVLSLLAGRLSKLKEEIQ